One window from the genome of Thermoanaerobacterales bacterium encodes:
- a CDS encoding NAD-dependent deacylase, whose translation MKRVETGEKLKTLARLLREHQPAFALTGAGVSTESGIPDFRSRGEGLWERYDPAEVCSVEALHRDPARFWRFNLRWWRGCREAQPNAAHRALAALERAGLLRGVITQNIDGLHRAAGSTVWEVHGHLRTCRCMRCDRRHDFACLLEQIDDGADVPRCPCGGMLRPDVVLFGDAMGEDYWRATQVLTGCQVLLVVGSSLQVYPVAGLPRLARRLAIVNREPTPYDEEAAVVIHRAAGETLRSLLAELEMEDAGP comes from the coding sequence GTGAAGCGCGTGGAGACAGGCGAAAAGCTGAAGACGCTGGCGCGGCTCTTGCGGGAGCATCAGCCGGCCTTCGCCCTGACCGGGGCCGGCGTCAGCACCGAGAGCGGCATCCCCGACTTCCGCAGCCGGGGCGAGGGGCTCTGGGAGCGCTACGACCCGGCCGAGGTCTGCAGCGTGGAGGCGCTGCACCGTGACCCGGCGCGGTTCTGGCGGTTCAATCTCCGCTGGTGGAGGGGTTGCCGCGAGGCGCAACCGAACGCCGCCCACCGGGCTCTGGCCGCCCTGGAGCGCGCCGGCCTCCTGCGGGGTGTAATCACCCAGAACATCGACGGCCTGCACCGCGCCGCCGGTTCCACCGTATGGGAGGTTCACGGCCACCTGCGGACCTGCCGCTGCATGCGCTGCGACCGCCGGCACGACTTTGCTTGCCTGCTGGAGCAGATCGACGACGGCGCCGATGTGCCCCGCTGCCCGTGCGGGGGGATGCTGCGGCCCGACGTGGTCCTCTTCGGCGACGCGATGGGCGAGGATTACTGGCGTGCCACCCAGGTTCTCACCGGTTGCCAGGTGTTGCTGGTGGTCGGGTCCAGCCTCCAGGTCTACCCGGTGGCGGGGCTTCCCCGGCTGGCGCGCCGGCTGGCGATCGTCAACCGGGAGCCGACGCCGTACGACGAAGAAGCGGCCGTCGTGATCCACCGCGCCGCCGGGGAGACGCTGCGGAG